From one Lolium rigidum isolate FL_2022 chromosome 4, APGP_CSIRO_Lrig_0.1, whole genome shotgun sequence genomic stretch:
- the LOC124647744 gene encoding pectin acetylesterase 9, translated as MARRPWTWAAAFTAVVLVVAVTAATAAVKKRLLVDMTLVPDAASTGAVCLDGSPPAYHLHRGSGAGARGWLLQFEGGGWCNSARSCAERAGTRRGSTSLMTKLEVFSGVLSNDPAMNPDFYNWNRVKLRYCDGGSFAGDSEFTNGSSVIYMRGQRIWDAIITDLCQKGLHRAEKVLLSGCSAGGLATFFHCDDLQERLGGTATVKCMSDAGFFLDVDDISGNNTIRPFFSSLVALQGAEKNLNKDCLNSSLDPYQCFFPQYVLPNIRTPYFILNSAYDVYQFHHIFVPPSSDPRGQWSRCKADPSTCSISQIATLQGLRSAMLTALEPFEGEPMVGMFVNSCFAHCQSELQDTWFAPNSPTLQNETIAELVGDWYFERDAAQAIDCPYPCDSCCHNIIPF; from the exons ATGGCTCGGCGGCCTTGGACGTGGGCAGCTGCCTTCACCGCGGTtgtgctcgtcgtcgccgtcactgCTGCCACGGCGGCGGTCAAGAAGAGGCTGCTCGTGGACATGactctcgtcccggacgccgcgtcgACGGGAGCAG TGTGCCTCGACGGGAGCCCGCCGGCGTACCACCTCCACCGCGgctccggcgccggcgcccgCGGCTGGCTGCTCCAGTTCGAGGGCGGCGGCTGGTGCAACAGCGCGCGGTCGTGCGCCGAGAGGGCCGGCACGCGCCGAGGCTCCACCAGCCTCATGACCAAGCTCGAGGTCTTCTCCGGCGTGCTCAGCAACGATCCCGCCATGAACCCAG ACTTTTACAACTGGAATCGTGTGAAGCTGCGGTACTGCGACGGCGGCTCCTTCGCAGGCGATTCAGAGTTCACAAATGGT TCTTCAGTCATCTACATGAGAGGTCAGAGGATATGGGATGCTATCATCACAGATCTCTGCCAGAAAGGCCTCCACAGAGCCGAAAAG GTGCTGCTCTCGGGCTGCTCAGCAGGAGGCCTAGCTACATTCTTCCACTGTGATGACCTCCAGGAGCGTCTTGGAGGCACCGCCACGGTGAAATGCATGAGCGATGCCGGGTTTTTCCTTGATGT GGATGACATTTCTGGCAACAACACCATTAGGCCTTTCTTTAGCAGCCTCGTTGCCTTGCAG GGAGCTGAGAAGAATTTGAACAAGGACTGTCTGAATTCCTCACTCGATCCTTATCAG TGTTTTTTTCCGCAATACGTGCTTCCAAACATTAGAACCCCCTATTTCATCTTGAATTCAGCTTACGACGTATATCAG TTCCATCACATATTTGTGCCTCCTTCTTCTGATCCTAGAGGTCAATGGAGTCGCTGTAAGGCGGACCCTAGCACGTGCAGCATATCCCAAATTGCAACTCTCCAAG GCCTGAGAAGTGCGATGTTAACAGCTCTGGAACCGTTTGAAGGCGAACCAATGGTGGGGATGTTCGTCAATTCTTGCTTTGCACATTGCCAGAGTGAGCTGCAGGACACATGGTTTGCACCAAACTCACCAACACTACAAAATGAG ACAATTGCAGAGCTGGTCGGTGATTGGTACTTTGAAAGGGATGCCGCTCAAGCAATCGACTGCCCCTATCCCTGTGACTCGTGTTGTCATAACATTATACCATTTTAA